In Arcobacter sp. F2176, a single genomic region encodes these proteins:
- a CDS encoding putative quinol monooxygenase, which translates to MNIIKKVTFIAKDDSIDKMKDLLKDMVEASKNEKGCLSYDIYQLKQNPAKFVVVEAWENEEALEGHKTTEHYKYYKSNFEPYCKDKYSDDLEII; encoded by the coding sequence ATGAATATTATAAAAAAAGTTACATTTATTGCAAAAGATGATTCTATTGATAAAATGAAAGATTTATTAAAAGATATGGTTGAAGCTTCTAAAAATGAAAAAGGGTGTTTATCCTATGACATTTATCAACTTAAACAAAATCCAGCAAAATTTGTAGTTGTTGAAGCTTGGGAAAATGAAGAAGCATTAGAAGGTCACAAAACTACAGAACATTATAAATACTATAAATCAAACTTTGAACCATACTGTAAAGATAAATATAGTGATGATTTAGAGATTATATAA
- a CDS encoding class II aldolase/adducin family protein, translated as MKNLWTDEEAKEYKSDLELRVFTSNLLGRSDELVLHGGGNTSVKSKVNDEDILYVKGSGWDLVSIKEEGFAPVKLDTLIKMAKLESLSDSDMVSQQKEAMIDKSAPNPSVEAILHAIIPFKFVDHTHADAVVTISNNKNGIENIKKVFPNFLIIPYVMPGFILAKTIYDMTKEYDWENSDGIILHNHGIFTFDDDAKKSYDKMISAVTLAENFLEDNAKLEIPNLETKEVDLTELITTISNEKGYDVALKVNQDKEALYYASQTNLKENVTKGVLTPEHIIRTKKVPLVLENNDIKSAIEEYKKQYKIYFERYAKDEICLNPAPNYAVIKDFGVISFGKNEKEASIINDIVTHTIRAVLRAQKLGGFVSISEKDSFEMEYWELEQAKLAKSGITK; from the coding sequence TTGAAAAACTTATGGACAGATGAAGAGGCAAAAGAGTATAAAAGTGATTTAGAACTAAGAGTTTTTACTTCTAATTTGTTAGGTAGAAGTGATGAATTAGTTCTACATGGTGGAGGTAATACTTCTGTAAAATCAAAAGTAAATGATGAAGATATTCTTTATGTAAAAGGAAGTGGTTGGGACTTAGTTTCAATCAAAGAAGAAGGTTTTGCTCCTGTTAAACTTGATACTTTAATCAAGATGGCAAAACTTGAGAGTTTGAGTGATAGTGATATGGTATCACAACAAAAAGAAGCTATGATAGACAAAAGTGCACCAAATCCTTCTGTTGAAGCAATTTTACATGCAATCATTCCTTTTAAATTTGTAGACCATACACATGCAGATGCGGTTGTAACAATATCTAATAATAAAAATGGAATAGAAAATATTAAAAAAGTTTTTCCAAACTTTTTAATTATCCCTTATGTAATGCCTGGTTTCATATTGGCAAAAACTATTTATGATATGACTAAGGAGTATGATTGGGAAAATAGTGATGGAATTATTTTGCATAATCATGGAATATTTACCTTTGATGATGATGCAAAAAAATCCTATGACAAAATGATATCTGCTGTTACTTTAGCAGAGAACTTTTTAGAAGATAATGCAAAACTTGAAATACCAAATTTGGAAACTAAAGAAGTAGATTTAACTGAACTTATAACTACTATTTCTAACGAGAAAGGTTATGATGTAGCTTTAAAAGTAAATCAAGATAAAGAAGCTTTATATTATGCTTCTCAAACAAATCTAAAAGAAAATGTTACAAAAGGAGTTTTAACTCCTGAGCATATTATTAGAACAAAAAAAGTACCTTTAGTTTTGGAAAATAATGATATAAAAAGTGCTATAGAAGAGTATAAAAAACAATATAAAATATATTTTGAAAGGTATGCAAAAGATGAAATTTGTCTAAATCCTGCTCCAAATTATGCTGTAATAAAAGACTTTGGAGTTATATCTTTTGGGAAAAATGAGAAAGAAGCAAGTATTATAAATGATATTGTAACGCACACTATAAGAGCTGTTTTAAGAGCTCAAAAATTAGGTGGCTTTGTAAGTATAAGTGAAAAAGATAGTTTCGAAATGGAATATTGGGAACTAGAGCAAGCAAAATTAGCAAAAAGTGGTATCACGAAGTGA
- a CDS encoding glycerophosphodiester phosphodiesterase family protein, which produces MNFWDNFKKDEQLLIAHRGLRSLRAENTMSAFEQIIGKYQIVEFDVAFTKDGIAVIIHDDTLERTSDVKNFEEFKKPYKVVDYTYEQLLKLDFSSWFIKEDPFNAIKENILSIEDLKKEQIQKIPTLKEVLLFLKQNNIFANIEIKDLENTKFHEIAAKEVLKIVDETKMQNKVIISSFNHIYLKQIHDINPSIETAALQEKKHPKDLINYLKSLNVKNYNCDFEITDETLVKKLNDAGFYVNVYTVNKKEDIKMLFKWGVKSIFTDF; this is translated from the coding sequence ATGAACTTTTGGGATAACTTTAAAAAAGATGAACAACTACTTATAGCTCACAGAGGATTGAGATCATTAAGAGCTGAAAATACAATGTCAGCCTTTGAACAAATAATTGGGAAATACCAAATAGTAGAGTTTGATGTTGCTTTTACAAAAGATGGAATTGCTGTTATTATTCATGATGACACACTAGAACGAACAAGTGATGTAAAAAATTTCGAAGAGTTCAAAAAGCCTTATAAGGTTGTAGACTATACCTATGAACAACTCCTAAAGCTTGATTTTTCTTCATGGTTTATAAAAGAAGATCCCTTTAATGCTATAAAAGAGAATATACTCTCAATTGAAGATTTAAAAAAAGAACAAATACAGAAAATACCAACACTAAAAGAGGTCTTACTATTTTTAAAACAAAACAATATCTTCGCAAATATTGAAATAAAAGATTTAGAAAATACAAAGTTCCATGAAATAGCAGCAAAAGAAGTATTAAAAATAGTTGATGAAACTAAAATGCAAAACAAAGTTATAATCTCTTCTTTTAATCATATTTATTTAAAACAAATACATGATATAAATCCCTCAATCGAAACAGCAGCATTACAAGAAAAAAAGCATCCAAAAGATTTGATAAATTACTTAAAAAGTTTAAATGTAAAAAACTATAATTGTGATTTTGAAATTACAGATGAAACTTTGGTTAAAAAATTAAATGATGCAGGATTTTATGTAAATGTTTATACTGTAAATAAAAAAGAAGATATTAAAATGTTATTTAAATGGGGAGTAAAGTCTATTTTTACAGACTTTTAA
- a CDS encoding ABC transporter permease, whose translation MIRSLPRSKKYNFGFLLYITLFYVFLFAPLVITCILAFNNSDFPTLPWKGFSLDWFLSDTRDRLGLFHDDNSLQSIFISIQTAFFVSIFSLIMGTMGAFLFEREEFKFKQAFYFLALLPLVIPGVILGISLLLATNSAGTYIEDTFGLDINILRPSFWLVIVGQFSFISTFVLLVVSARLKKFDNSLSDAALNLGATKFETIRYIILPFLKPALIGAGAVAFLMSFENFNTTLFLVGSDTTLPINLYLQVRDGSTPIINAISFLLIITTSILAILNLVLTKKEVR comes from the coding sequence ATGATAAGATCATTGCCAAGAAGCAAAAAATATAATTTTGGCTTTTTACTTTACATAACTTTGTTTTATGTTTTTTTATTTGCACCTTTAGTTATTACTTGTATTTTAGCATTTAATAATTCTGATTTCCCAACTTTACCTTGGAAAGGATTCTCCCTTGATTGGTTTTTATCAGATACAAGGGATAGACTTGGATTATTTCATGATGATAATAGTTTACAAAGTATTTTTATAAGTATTCAAACTGCTTTTTTTGTCTCTATATTTTCTTTGATTATGGGGACAATGGGTGCATTTTTATTTGAAAGAGAAGAGTTCAAGTTTAAACAAGCTTTTTATTTTCTAGCACTTCTTCCTTTAGTAATTCCAGGAGTAATACTTGGTATTTCATTACTTTTAGCAACAAATAGTGCAGGAACATATATAGAAGATACTTTTGGATTGGATATTAATATTTTAAGACCTAGCTTTTGGTTGGTTATTGTTGGTCAATTTTCATTTATCTCTACTTTTGTTTTACTTGTAGTTTCTGCAAGACTTAAAAAGTTTGATAACTCTTTATCTGATGCTGCTTTAAATTTAGGAGCCACAAAATTTGAAACCATCAGATATATTATTTTACCATTTTTAAAACCAGCTCTTATAGGAGCTGGTGCTGTTGCTTTTCTAATGAGTTTTGAGAACTTCAATACTACCCTATTTTTAGTGGGTTCTGATACCACTTTGCCTATAAATTTATATCTACAAGTTAGAGATGGAAGTACTCCTATTATAAATGCAATTTCATTTTTACTAATAATTACAACATCAATCTTGGCAATATTAAACTTAGTACTTACAAAAAAAGAGGTAAGATAA
- a CDS encoding ABC transporter permease, with the protein MKKHIKLGFFIFFIPVFLWLFLLIILPQIDLLLMSLKVENDVGDMVWSFSNYNAFFKENIYWYTFVRTATYSILVTFLTFVVTFPIAFYITKVVSPKYKGFLTILLLMPFWVSELVRVYGWMILLRESGVINYYLMQFGIIDKPIEMLYNDISMIMGLVYTSMLFMIVPLISALDGMDDSYIEAALDLGASKFVIFFKIIIPYAAPGIVSGSIVVFMLTLGNYLTPNLMGGKNSLWFTEQIYNQFIASFNWNQGAAFGFLLLILSSLIIWIALKISKQNLSKALS; encoded by the coding sequence ATGAAAAAGCATATTAAATTAGGATTTTTTATATTCTTTATTCCAGTATTTTTGTGGCTTTTTTTACTTATAATTTTGCCACAAATTGATCTGTTACTTATGTCATTAAAAGTAGAAAATGATGTGGGTGATATGGTTTGGAGCTTTAGTAATTATAATGCATTTTTTAAAGAAAATATATATTGGTATACTTTTGTAAGAACAGCTACATACTCTATTCTTGTGACATTTTTGACTTTTGTAGTAACCTTTCCCATTGCTTTTTATATCACAAAAGTTGTTTCACCCAAATATAAAGGCTTTTTGACAATACTTCTTTTGATGCCATTTTGGGTGAGTGAACTTGTGCGTGTTTATGGTTGGATGATTTTACTTAGAGAAAGTGGAGTTATAAACTATTATTTAATGCAATTTGGAATAATAGATAAACCAATTGAAATGCTTTATAATGATATAAGTATGATAATGGGACTTGTTTATACTTCAATGCTATTTATGATAGTTCCACTTATTTCTGCATTAGATGGCATGGATGATAGCTATATTGAGGCAGCTTTAGATTTGGGTGCTTCTAAATTTGTAATCTTCTTCAAAATAATTATTCCCTATGCAGCTCCTGGAATTGTATCTGGTTCTATAGTTGTATTTATGTTAACACTTGGTAATTATTTAACTCCAAATCTAATGGGTGGAAAAAATTCCTTATGGTTTACAGAGCAAATTTATAACCAATTTATCGCAAGTTTCAATTGGAATCAAGGTGCCGCTTTTGGTTTCTTACTTTTGATTTTATCTTCACTTATTATTTGGATTGCTTTAAAAATTTCTAAACAAAATCTTTCAAAGGCTTTATCATGA
- a CDS encoding ABC transporter ATP-binding protein — MENILDIKELKKTFGKYKAVNGVNFQVEEGKFFSILGPSGCGKTTLLRMIAGFLEPSSGNILINNNEMVGIPPNKRPVNLVFQNLALFPMMNVQENVAFGLKRQNVPKKEIEKKVKSMLERVHLSDYLNHNVQELSGGQKQRVAIARSLVLSPSILLLDEPLGALDLKLREQMKIELKKLQNEIGTTFIYITHDQSEALVMSDKVAVMNKGQLEQIDTPQNLYSNPKTSFVASFVGETNKFQAYKENENSVKTKEGLNFLAKFIDTDIQKDCLLFIRPEAIALFPKEGEKDMNYFDLKVKTILFDGSNTKILASFLDNNNEIMVSLPQNREFTHIQKDDIVKAGVHLEDCKCYKS, encoded by the coding sequence ATGGAAAATATTTTAGACATAAAAGAATTAAAAAAAACTTTTGGAAAGTACAAAGCTGTAAATGGAGTAAACTTCCAAGTAGAAGAAGGGAAGTTTTTTTCAATTCTAGGACCATCTGGTTGTGGTAAAACTACTCTTCTTAGAATGATTGCTGGATTTTTAGAGCCAAGTTCAGGAAATATACTTATCAACAATAATGAAATGGTAGGAATACCACCAAATAAAAGACCTGTAAATCTTGTTTTTCAAAACTTAGCACTATTTCCCATGATGAATGTCCAAGAAAATGTAGCCTTTGGCTTAAAAAGACAAAATGTTCCAAAAAAAGAGATAGAAAAAAAAGTCAAATCTATGTTAGAGAGAGTTCACTTAAGTGATTACTTAAATCACAATGTACAAGAACTTTCAGGTGGACAGAAACAAAGAGTTGCCATAGCTAGGTCACTTGTACTTTCACCTTCAATTTTACTTTTAGATGAGCCTTTAGGAGCCTTAGATTTAAAACTTAGGGAACAGATGAAAATAGAGCTGAAAAAACTTCAAAATGAAATTGGCACCACCTTTATTTATATAACTCATGACCAATCTGAAGCATTAGTTATGAGCGATAAAGTAGCAGTTATGAATAAAGGACAATTAGAACAAATAGATACTCCTCAAAATCTATACTCAAACCCAAAGACCAGTTTTGTAGCATCTTTTGTGGGGGAAACAAATAAGTTTCAAGCTTATAAAGAAAATGAAAATTCAGTTAAAACAAAAGAGGGTCTTAATTTTTTAGCCAAATTTATAGATACTGATATACAAAAAGATTGTCTATTATTTATAAGACCAGAAGCCATTGCCCTATTCCCAAAAGAAGGTGAAAAAGATATGAATTATTTTGATTTGAAAGTAAAAACAATACTTTTTGATGGTTCAAATACAAAAATACTAGCAAGCTTTTTAGACAATAATAATGAGATAATGGTTTCTCTTCCTCAAAATAGAGAGTTTACTCATATTCAAAAAGATGACATAGTAAAAGCTGGCGTTCATTTAGAAGATTGTAAGTGTTATAAATCATGA
- a CDS encoding extracellular solute-binding protein, with the protein MKKLALLAVATTALLSSNLFANDTLKILTWKGYAPQALVDKFEKETGINVELTYSNNEEMIAKLRATRGAGFDLAQPSQDRISSVQAKYKIYMPIDYSKITTANVVPSMLTAVKNNTKVKGESYAIPFCYGTSGLIVNKKLAPGAKDYSDLLNPKYKGKISYRLKRPTLIAVAFGKGVDPFKKYSDIAAYSSLMNTVEKDLIAAKPLVHNYWANGDALLSMLRSGEVTVAMGWDGGGWKLHKENPDIDFVAPKSGALGWIDTFAIPSKAKNIDGAYKWINFMLKPENAAYFTNDQGYGTASNGAIKLLDSEKRDNFERTFSNEDIENINWYPPVPAKLEKIEGRTLDLIKSAQ; encoded by the coding sequence ATGAAAAAATTAGCCCTTTTAGCTGTTGCTACAACTGCTTTACTTAGTAGTAACTTATTTGCCAATGATACACTTAAAATCCTTACATGGAAAGGATATGCACCCCAAGCATTAGTGGATAAATTTGAAAAAGAAACAGGCATAAATGTTGAACTTACATATTCAAATAATGAAGAGATGATTGCAAAATTAAGAGCAACAAGAGGCGCAGGATTTGACCTAGCCCAACCTTCTCAAGATAGAATAAGTTCAGTACAAGCAAAATATAAAATCTATATGCCAATAGATTATTCAAAAATCACAACAGCAAATGTTGTTCCATCTATGTTAACTGCTGTTAAAAACAATACAAAAGTAAAAGGTGAATCATATGCAATACCTTTTTGTTATGGAACTTCTGGTTTAATAGTTAATAAAAAGTTAGCTCCTGGTGCAAAAGATTATAGTGATTTATTAAATCCTAAATATAAAGGAAAAATCTCTTATAGACTTAAAAGACCAACTTTAATTGCTGTTGCATTTGGAAAAGGAGTTGATCCCTTTAAAAAATATTCTGATATAGCGGCTTACTCTTCTTTAATGAATACAGTTGAAAAAGATTTAATTGCAGCAAAACCTTTAGTACATAACTATTGGGCAAATGGAGATGCACTTTTAAGTATGTTAAGAAGTGGAGAAGTTACTGTTGCCATGGGATGGGACGGTGGTGGTTGGAAACTACACAAAGAAAACCCAGACATTGATTTTGTTGCCCCAAAAAGTGGAGCATTAGGTTGGATTGATACTTTTGCAATTCCTTCAAAAGCTAAAAATATTGATGGTGCTTATAAATGGATTAACTTTATGCTAAAACCAGAAAATGCAGCTTATTTTACAAATGACCAAGGTTATGGTACAGCTTCTAATGGAGCAATTAAATTATTAGATTCTGAGAAAAGAGATAACTTTGAGAGAACATTTAGTAATGAAGATATTGAAAATATAAACTGGTATCCTCCTGTACCTGCTAAATTAGAAAAAATAGAGGGTAGAACCTTAGATTTAATAAAATCTGCACAATAA
- the lsrK gene encoding autoinducer-2 kinase, which produces MKYLMAIDAGTGSVRAVIFDTNGNQISVGQREWTHLEDEGVKYSMSFDFTTNWQLCIDCIKEAIEKSQINPNDILALSSTSMREGIVLYDKDGNELWGVANVDARAGEEVKYLKKHFEGIEEEFYHTSGQTFALGALPRILWLKNNRPKVYEKVAKISMIGDWILAKLSGVIASDPSNAGTTGIFSLLKRTWDCNQALKIGLKDDIFPPCYEVGTIIGLVNEKASKETGLSNNTKVVMGGGDVQLGSAGLGVVEVGQVAVLGGSFWQQIVNISSDIYPPSNMSLRVNPHVIPHQSQAEGITFFSGLIMRWFRDAFCDMEKQEAKEKNIDVYEILEKKAKDVPVGSYGIMPIFSDSMKYGKWYHAAPSFVNLSIDSNICNKASMFRSLEENACIVSSINLEKVETFTKLKFDEIVFAGGASKGKLWPQILADVTGCKIKIPKVTEATALGAAMAAGVGAGIFETLSLASKELVVWDKEYLPNLENKKIYDDIKEKWIKIYNKQLELVDNGLTNSMWKAPGV; this is translated from the coding sequence TTGAAATATTTAATGGCCATTGATGCAGGAACAGGTAGCGTTCGGGCGGTTATTTTTGATACTAATGGAAATCAAATAAGTGTAGGTCAAAGGGAATGGACGCATTTAGAAGATGAAGGTGTTAAATACAGTATGAGCTTTGATTTTACTACAAACTGGCAACTATGTATTGATTGTATAAAAGAAGCAATTGAAAAATCACAAATAAATCCAAATGATATTTTAGCCCTTAGTTCTACAAGCATGAGAGAAGGTATTGTTTTATATGATAAAGATGGAAATGAGCTTTGGGGTGTCGCAAATGTTGATGCAAGAGCAGGTGAAGAGGTTAAGTACTTAAAAAAACATTTTGAAGGTATAGAAGAAGAGTTTTATCATACTTCAGGACAAACTTTTGCATTAGGCGCACTCCCCAGAATTTTATGGCTTAAGAATAATAGACCTAAGGTTTATGAAAAAGTTGCAAAAATCTCTATGATAGGTGATTGGATTTTAGCAAAATTAAGTGGTGTAATTGCAAGTGACCCAAGCAATGCAGGAACTACTGGCATATTTTCACTTCTTAAGAGAACTTGGGATTGTAATCAAGCTTTAAAAATTGGACTAAAAGATGATATCTTTCCTCCTTGTTATGAAGTAGGGACTATTATTGGATTGGTTAATGAAAAAGCTTCAAAAGAAACAGGACTTTCAAATAATACAAAAGTCGTAATGGGTGGAGGAGATGTTCAATTAGGCTCTGCTGGATTAGGAGTTGTAGAAGTTGGACAAGTAGCAGTTCTTGGTGGTTCTTTTTGGCAACAAATTGTAAATATATCATCTGATATTTATCCTCCTTCAAATATGAGTTTAAGGGTTAATCCCCACGTTATTCCACATCAATCTCAAGCAGAGGGTATTACCTTTTTTTCTGGACTAATTATGAGATGGTTTAGGGATGCTTTTTGTGATATGGAAAAGCAAGAAGCAAAAGAGAAAAATATTGATGTTTATGAAATACTTGAAAAAAAGGCCAAAGATGTTCCTGTTGGTTCTTATGGAATCATGCCTATATTTTCTGATTCTATGAAGTATGGTAAATGGTATCATGCTGCACCTTCATTTGTAAATTTAAGTATTGATTCAAATATTTGTAATAAGGCTTCTATGTTTAGAAGCTTAGAAGAAAATGCTTGTATAGTCTCTTCTATAAATTTGGAAAAAGTAGAAACTTTTACAAAGCTAAAGTTTGATGAAATAGTTTTTGCAGGTGGAGCTAGTAAGGGAAAACTTTGGCCTCAAATATTAGCAGATGTAACGGGCTGTAAAATCAAAATACCTAAAGTGACAGAAGCAACAGCCCTTGGAGCAGCAATGGCAGCAGGTGTTGGAGCTGGTATTTTTGAGACACTTAGCTTAGCTTCAAAAGAGTTAGTTGTTTGGGATAAAGAGTATTTACCAAACCTTGAAAATAAAAAAATATATGATGATATAAAAGAAAAGTGGATAAAAATTTATAATAAACAATTGGAATTAGTTGATAATGGATTAACTAATTCTATGTGGAAAGCACCAGGAGTATAG
- a CDS encoding cupin domain-containing protein, translating into MKLTNENEHEYRFGTHGPKYLTKGPMIDMGVVVIGVGEEHPCHKHVKQEESFFVLEGECSVYLDGVKVVIKKGDYLQCELGESHMFINESEKPFKAVFIKAPHFEVKDSVYIDWKPGQEFIKED; encoded by the coding sequence ATGAAATTAACAAACGAAAATGAACATGAATATAGATTTGGAACACATGGACCAAAATACTTAACAAAAGGTCCCATGATAGATATGGGAGTTGTTGTAATTGGGGTAGGAGAAGAACACCCTTGTCATAAACATGTAAAACAAGAAGAGTCATTTTTTGTTTTAGAGGGTGAATGTAGCGTTTATCTTGATGGAGTAAAAGTTGTAATTAAAAAAGGTGATTATTTACAATGTGAACTTGGTGAGTCACATATGTTTATAAATGAAAGCGAAAAGCCTTTTAAGGCAGTCTTTATAAAAGCTCCACATTTTGAAGTGAAAGATTCTGTGTATATTGATTGGAAACCTGGGCAAGAATTTATAAAAGAGGATTAA
- a CDS encoding ion transporter produces MEFKRNLYFILERPANHKYGMFVQAIIYINIFASILILFLETEESLKGYMHILNYINIFSIGLFTLEYIARIYCINYDNKKKRMKYIFSPFMIIDLLVLLPFYLSFFPFLNIDLAFLRTLRVLRIFKLFRLGKFIEFDNILAQIVKEKKEEFIFILIASVIILFTISPLVYFAEHDAQPTVYKSMFDSLWWSVITFTTVGYGDMYPITGFGRILATFLSVFGIAFYAIPGSILTSAFLDKMNHKKHYKEENISDEK; encoded by the coding sequence ATGGAATTTAAAAGGAATTTGTATTTTATTCTTGAAAGACCAGCAAATCATAAATATGGGATGTTTGTTCAAGCAATTATATATATAAATATATTTGCTAGTATTTTGATATTATTTCTAGAAACAGAAGAGTCTTTAAAAGGATATATGCATATATTAAATTATATAAATATATTTAGTATTGGACTTTTTACTCTAGAATATATTGCAAGAATATATTGTATAAATTATGATAATAAGAAAAAAAGAATGAAGTACATTTTTTCTCCTTTTATGATTATTGATTTATTAGTATTATTACCTTTTTATTTATCTTTTTTTCCTTTTTTAAATATAGATTTAGCATTTCTTAGAACTTTGAGAGTTTTAAGAATTTTCAAACTTTTTAGACTAGGAAAATTTATAGAATTTGATAATATATTGGCTCAAATAGTAAAAGAAAAAAAAGAGGAGTTTATATTTATTTTAATAGCTTCTGTTATAATATTATTTACAATATCACCTTTAGTATATTTTGCAGAACACGATGCCCAACCTACAGTATATAAAAGTATGTTTGATTCTCTTTGGTGGTCAGTAATAACATTTACAACTGTTGGATATGGAGATATGTATCCAATAACAGGTTTTGGGAGAATATTAGCTACATTTTTAAGTGTATTTGGAATAGCTTTTTACGCAATACCTGGTTCAATATTAACATCTGCATTTTTAGATAAGATGAATCATAAAAAGCATTATAAAGAAGAAAATATTAGTGATGAAAAATAA
- a CDS encoding HugZ family protein: MNKLTNEEIIDAFKTFPKDKFSLTLSTTSKDNEPLTSYSPFVEDDNKFYVVMSSALPHYKNIEDTLKAHVFLIEDEKDASHIYARKRLYFSASCKIVEGEKYFELFDKRYGDNLSFIRKMKDFKIVELTPKDKSLVLGFGAAYLMNEEGKLIEKNISHK, from the coding sequence ATGAATAAACTAACAAATGAAGAGATAATTGATGCATTTAAAACTTTTCCAAAAGACAAATTCTCTTTAACACTTTCAACTACAAGTAAAGATAATGAACCGCTTACAAGTTACTCACCCTTTGTGGAAGATGATAATAAATTTTATGTTGTTATGAGTTCTGCCCTACCCCATTATAAAAATATCGAAGACACTTTAAAAGCTCATGTTTTTTTAATAGAAGACGAAAAAGATGCTTCTCATATTTATGCTAGAAAAAGATTATATTTTTCTGCCTCATGTAAAATAGTTGAAGGTGAAAAATATTTTGAATTATTTGATAAAAGATATGGAGATAATCTTTCATTTATTAGAAAAATGAAAGATTTTAAAATAGTTGAACTAACTCCAAAAGATAAATCTTTAGTTTTAGGTTTTGGAGCTGCTTATTTGATGAATGAAGAGGGAAAACTAATAGAAAAGAATATATCTCATAAATAA
- a CDS encoding methyltransferase domain-containing protein — protein sequence MKRFSNENMVEIIEYITNYLKDKESRYIFEFEVLNPDISLDAYSGEKFIIENKEYIYRSYNSWNSLAQTLFCKLQTPQVISKEFIKLSFVKLDQDDSFHKSSSEQSEKYGINSIFDNINKNEEASFIYYYMNALKNVDISSKTKVLNLGVNSGGEFEVIKQLSSDYKKTHFTGIDFCESAINKAKKIFYESNFSFLVEDINNINNLDLGKFDLIISIGTLQSTTLNFKTFFMSLVQDYLEDRGSIILGFPNCRWIDTQMIYGAKAPNYSYSELSILFNDVIFCKKYLQQKKYRVTITGRDYIFLTATSIKKG from the coding sequence ATGAAAAGATTTTCAAATGAAAACATGGTAGAGATAATTGAATATATTACAAACTATTTAAAAGATAAAGAAAGTAGATATATTTTTGAATTTGAAGTTTTGAATCCAGATATCTCTTTAGATGCATATAGTGGAGAGAAGTTTATTATAGAAAATAAGGAGTATATATATCGAAGTTATAATTCATGGAATTCCTTAGCACAAACTCTATTTTGTAAATTACAGACTCCCCAAGTTATTTCAAAAGAGTTTATTAAATTATCTTTTGTGAAACTAGACCAAGATGATAGTTTTCATAAAAGTTCAAGTGAACAAAGTGAAAAATATGGTATAAATTCAATCTTTGATAATATCAATAAAAATGAAGAAGCCTCATTCATTTATTATTATATGAATGCTTTAAAAAATGTAGATATAAGTTCAAAAACAAAAGTATTAAATTTAGGTGTTAATAGTGGAGGAGAATTTGAGGTTATAAAACAACTTTCAAGTGATTATAAAAAGACTCACTTTACTGGAATTGATTTTTGTGAGTCTGCTATAAATAAAGCTAAAAAAATTTTTTATGAATCAAATTTTTCATTTCTTGTAGAAGATATAAATAATATAAATAATTTAGATTTAGGTAAGTTTGATTTGATAATATCAATTGGAACTTTACAAAGTACAACATTAAATTTTAAAACATTTTTTATGTCTTTGGTTCAAGATTACTTAGAAGATAGAGGTTCTATAATTTTGGGATTTCCAAATTGTAGATGGATTGATACTCAAATGATTTATGGGGCAAAGGCACCAAATTATAGCTATTCAGAGTTGTCAATTTTATTTAATGATGTGATATTTTGTAAAAAGTATTTACAACAGAAAAAATATAGAGTTACTATTACAGGAAGAGATTATATATTTCTAACTGCAACATCAATAAAAAAAGGTTAA